The DNA region AGCGTGGCCGGGCTGGAGCCCGGCGTTCCCAGGAAATTGCTCTCTCAAGAAACACCATCCACGTGTTTCTTCGGTGCGATTTGCGGCAATGGGCCGACGCTAACCCGTCCCCAAGCTGTGGACAACTATCTGCTTTGACTCTCCCGATTATAGATCCGCTCGATCCGCGTACCGACGCGGCACAGCAATTCATAGGGAATGGTGCCGATCGCGCGCGCCATCTCGGCGACACCGATCGACCCTTCGCCCTGCTGACCGATGATGGTCACCGCGTCGCCGGGTTCGACCACGGTTCCAGTCACATCGACCAGGATCATGTCCATGCAGACCGATCCGACGATCGGCGCCAGGCGGCCCCGGATGAGCACGTGTCCGCGCCCCGCGAGCCGTGCGTCGAGTCCGTCGGCATACCCGGCCGGGACAATCGCGATCGTCGTCGGACGATCGGCCGTGAATCGCCCGCCGTAGCCGGTGATCTCCCCGCGGCGAACGCCTTTGACGGCGACGACCCGGCTGTGGAGGCTCATCACCGGCTTCAGCGTCAGGCCATGCTCCAGACCGCCGGGTGAAACCCCGTACATGAGCAATCCGGGACGGACCAGATCGAACCAGGTGCCCGGCGCCGACAACGTCGCCGCGCTGTTGGCTGCGTGGACCAGGCGCGGCCTGATCCGGTGGGCCGCGAGGCGGGCGCGCGCCGCGTCGAAGCGTGCCTGCTGCTGGGCAAACCACTCATCGCCCGGCGAATCGGCGGTCGCGAAGTGCGTATACACCGCTTCGATCTCGAGATTGGCCGCAGCCGCGATGGCCGGCATGGTTCGATCGAGATTGTCGTGCCGGAAGCCGAGTCTGTTCATTCCGGTGTCGATCTTCAGGTGGCACCGGACGCGGACGCCGCGTCGCTCGGCCGCCGACTGCACGGCGCGCGCGGCCATGGGCGACGAGAGCGTGGGCGTCAGATCGTGATCGAAGATGCCGTCGAGCGCGCTGAGGCTGAGCGCGCCGAACACGAGCACGCGGCAGCGCAGGCCGGCCTCGCGCAACAGGATGGCCTCTTCGATGTCCGCGCACGCGACCATGTCGGCGCCGGCCTGCTCGAGGGCCAGCGCGACGGCGGCGGCGCCGTGCCCGTAGGCGTTGGCCTTGACGACGCCAATCACTCCCGGAGTGGTTGTGCCAATGCGTGTTGGCGTGCCAACACGCGCAGTGGCCAGGTACCCGCGGATGGTCCGGAAGTTGTGGATCAGGGCGTCGAGGTCGATGCGCGCGACCGTGGA from Acidobacteriota bacterium includes:
- the alr gene encoding alanine racemase is translated as MIRSTVARIDLDALIHNFRTIRGYLATARVGTPTRIGTTTPGVIGVVKANAYGHGAAAVALALEQAGADMVACADIEEAILLREAGLRCRVLVFGALSLSALDGIFDHDLTPTLSSPMAARAVQSAAERRGVRVRCHLKIDTGMNRLGFRHDNLDRTMPAIAAAANLEIEAVYTHFATADSPGDEWFAQQQARFDAARARLAAHRIRPRLVHAANSAATLSAPGTWFDLVRPGLLMYGVSPGGLEHGLTLKPVMSLHSRVVAVKGVRRGEITGYGGRFTADRPTTIAIVPAGYADGLDARLAGRGHVLIRGRLAPIVGSVCMDMILVDVTGTVVEPGDAVTIIGQQGEGSIGVAEMARAIGTIPYELLCRVGTRIERIYNRESQSR